One Kryptolebias marmoratus isolate JLee-2015 unplaced genomic scaffold, ASM164957v2 Scaffold65, whole genome shotgun sequence genomic window, GactgagtgagtgagtgagtgagtgagtgagtgagtgagtgagtgagtgagtgagtgagtgagtgagtgagtgagtgagtgagtgagtgagtgagtcaATATAACCCTGACCTTGCGCTTCTCTTGTTTTGAAGGTTTCACCTCTGACCTCTTGGCTTTCTTCTTCTATGCTCTCATCAATGTTTTCATACATCACctgaacaaagaagaagaactcACAATGAAGAAGCAGTCTGTCAGTCAAAGCTGAGAGATGAAAgactttcattttcttcacctgGTCACTGTGATGTGGCAGCATTTCATTGGTTGAGGGGAGGAGCCTGTTGATAAGCTGACCAATCATTTTGAAGGTTGGTCTGTGGGTGGGCTCCAAACTCCAGCAGAGCTTCATCAGGTGATACCTGAGGGGACAGGCAAGTctttcaattaatttgaatcCAGTGATACTGTAGAGGTCGGAAtaattgcaaacaaaacaaaaatgttatcaGATTGGAATAATCTTTATATCCGAGTCAGTTTCCGTGGATAAAGGGTTCCTACGGATGGTGTTTGATACATCAGAGCAGCAGACAGTCAGAATGTCTCTGGTACATCTGGTTCAGAGCCAACATCAGGAAAACAAGTTTATCTGTGAAGACGTTAGAAAGACGTCTGAAAAAAGCCAACATTTCTGGGCTGGACTGCTCACATTTCATTTGGAGAAAAGTCTGGCTGCTCCATATGGCGTCCATCTTTGATCATCTTGTAGAAGTTGGTATCCACGGCAACATTGGGGTATGGACTCTTACCTGAGCAGGTGAGCAGAGAGACAGGGCAGattttcagctgatttcagaTGTTTGAATCAATCCTGAGGTCATGTTTGGTACTGCCACAGTTACCAAGAGAGAAGATCTCCCACAGCAGGACTCCGTAGGACCAGACGTCACTCTGAACGGTGTAGACACACTGAAAGATGCTTTCAGGAGCCATCCACTTCACCGGTAGACGTGCCTttcaaaatcaaacacagaCTGTCAAAATACAATGTACgacaagtgtaaaaaaaaagactatcaAAATAAGAGACAGTCCCTGCTGTGGTTGTTAGCTGCAACTCTTTGAATCTTTACAAAGAACTCTAAGACTTATGTCTGTGGTGCATTTTGTCGATTTACTAACGTTTCCCTGAACGATGTAGCTGTCATCATTTCGAATGTCTCGAGCCAAACCAAAGTCACAGATCTTTGCAACTCGACGATCCGTCAGCAGGACGTTCCTTGCTGCCACGTCTCTGTGGATacactgaaaaacacacaggtgTGGATCATTCTCATTAACCATCACCCTGAGGAGAGACAATATTCTGAGgactgtctctgtctctctggaACAGACCTTTGAGTCTTAAACCCTGGACTCAAAGGTCTAAACCCTGGTTTAGGACTCAGGTAGGAACCAGTGAAGAAAAGaatgtgaaaaagaaactaGCAAAAGGCTCACACGAGCGTGAAAGAAACAATCACTACAAGAAAACTTGAAATCAGCCATAGCAGACCACTGTAAACGAGAAAACCACATCATGGATTGGGGAAAGGCTAAAGTAATCAGTGAAGAGGCCAACAGACATTGGTGTTGGATCAGGGAGGCGAGCCCACCCAGCCATGAACCGGGATGCCTGGAGTGACATCCTTCAGTGATAAGACAGGAGGCGGAGTCAGCGCGACACCATATACTGACGGGCTGACTCCGCCTCTGGGAACAGCAGCTGTGACACCGCTGACGAAGACGGAAGAATACCGCCGAAACTTGTCAGGTTATGTCAGAAGAGACATTAGAAATAATTAAGGATCTAATAACATGAGAACCTTAAAGATTGTATTAGTTATAGACACGATGGACTTTATTGATAGACAGgtttgtttaatatttgtgtTCTGAGACTTTGACTGTCCTCACAaagtttatgtgtgtgtgtgtgtttgtccttaCATTCCTGAATGACAGGAAGTCCAGACCCTGAGCCACCTGGCAGGAAAACCTCATGAGGtcaaagacagacagactgtCCATGTGTTCACCTGAGGGACAGAATTAAGAAGTACAGGTGAGTTCAGGTAAATCCAGGTGCATTCAGATGGGTTCAGACTCTTACTTGGGTTTGTTTGACCAGGACTTAAAACCGGCTGCATTTCTTGGTACTCTGACCAGCATGATATCCCGCTGTCACTGCAGCACACACGATAAGATGTTACAAGATAAAGCTTCACCTGAACTGAACATCATACAGGTGATGCAGGAATGACTTTAAACACCTCATTTCaaccacacaaaataaaacttctgttaGGAAATGCTCTAGAAGGTGTACATTTCTCCGTTCTCAGTTTGTTTCACTGCAAACTGAACAAATTCATTCTGATACAAACAATATTCAATACATCAGTAACCAAAATGTAATAATCACAGAAAAGAGTTGAACCATATGGAAGGAGAGGTGCTCCTGAACAACTGAATCAGATAGAGAGAGAAGCAGAGCAGGAAAGACTGGACAGAGGGCTGCATCTTGTCTGAAAacgataatgatgatgatgatgatgatgcaacAGAAACCATCTGACCTGCGCAGTCTGGTGTTCTGAGCTGCCATGTTCTTATAATACTCCTCGTCCTCCACCTTGTCCACACTCATCATGGACACCATGAAGTCCTGAGCGTGAGCCCGCAGGAAGTTGAGCAAGTCGCCATGGCTACAGTACTCCGTGATCATCAGCATGGGGCCTGTCAGAGAGGCGGGTCAAAGGCTTCAATTTGTTGTTTCCTTATGATAAACATGAGAAAATCCGACATGTTGCTGCAGATGATTCAGCTTTTGGACTTTGATTATTGAATTATTTACTACATTTATCAGAGTAACTCTTCAGGTTATCACCCAGATTCCTtaaattctaaatgttttatttaaattctgtgtTCAATTCAGTTAAACTGAAAGCTGGCCTGATTGGAACAAAAGTTCTTTTGTTTGAAGAAACTTCCTCAAAATCAGTCTTACATcagtaaactgaataaaacaattaaCCTGTTGGGGAacattttcagcagcaggttcaTTCAGtcctaaatatttaaatcaaatatttaaagaaaacgtCTTGATTAGTAAACTGAATAAATCTGTTAATCTGTCTGGATGGCTCTGAATCCTGGAGTTCCTAAATGACCAGGCTGGCTCAGGATTGGTTCGAAGTAGAGCTAGATAGTCTCAGATTGGTTCAGACTAGTTTAAACTGGTTTCAGTTTGGTTCCAGACTGGTCCTGACTGGGTCTTgatgagataaaacaaaactctaaaTTATTTGTCTGagcagaggatgctgaggaaaCTGCACGCCACACTGGACTCCTACGGCAGCACCTTCAGTCGTAGGCTGAGACCACTGAGGTGCTCCACAGAACGCCACAGGAAGTTCTTCCTCCCTGCTGCGATCCAACTTTTCCATTCTCCCTCTTTTTGCACGTAGGATGATAAAAATTATCCTGCACTTCAATAAACTCTTCAATGTTTACCTTACCTGTCACCTTAGCATTTTAATACCtctctgttatttttatatgttGTGTGAGTCCTTGTGCATGTTCCTTTGTATTAAAACCCTGGAACGACAATTTCctgtgggatcaataaagttcttatcttattttattttggggaTCTGGCTTTTCAGGCTCTGGAACAGCCTACGGCTGTCCCTGCGCTGCATGAGCTCCACCGACTCTTTAAGAAACAACTAAAGACATTATTATACCGACAGCCTTTTAACAACCTCTTATCTCAGCTTTTCATATTCttgattttatatttgtgtctttgtgaagcactttgtgattttattgtcTGTGATAGGTGCTATACaactaaatttaatttcctTACTTATCTTAGTTCAAATGAGCTCAGATTTAGTCCAGAGTAATTTGGACCAGGTTCAATCTGGTTACAAATTGTTTTAGACTTTATAACTGGTTCAGGACTTACTCAGACTAGGTTTTGACCAGTTCAGATTCTAATAGACTATTACAAACTGGTTTCAGACTGGTTTCATACTGGATCAGGCTGATTCATATTGATTTAAACTGGTTTAGGACTAATTTTAGACTGGTTCAGTTCTAGTTTAGTTGGCTTCAGACTGGATTAGACCTTTTTCTGTGCTGACTCTGTGGTATGAATGAAATGTTCATCACCTCCTTGAGTACACGCTCCAAGCAAGTTGACAATGTTATCATGGTAACCCAGATGGCTGAGGATCTTAAGCTCTGACATCAACGCCTCTCGTTCCTCTGAGTGAGCACTCGCTGTTGATGAACACAGGAAGCATCAGATAAGGCTGTCACAGCCTGAAGtagtaatgatgatgatgacgctGAGCAGACTCACGTTTGAGCATCTTGACGGCGACTCTGGTGGCTTTATTGTCAGTTCCCAGACCGTATGCTGTTGCCTCAACTACCTTCCCAAACGCTCCTGAACCTAAGACGGGCCCTGAAAGAtcagtcagaaacacaaaacgaTTACATCCCTAATCCTGACACAGCTGGGATGTTGTGAGAAATGTGAGTAAAACCAGAATGCAATGaattgcaaatctcataaagccatattttattcacaatgaaacagcCAACATACCAAATGCTAAACCAAAAAAAGGTactttttttggaaataaaggtaaaaaaaagttagaccaggggcaacaaaaagctgtaaaagaaagtgataagagaaagaaacagctggagaaaatTTTCCAACCAATTAGGTTAAATGGCAATGGGTTAGGACTGTGTATAACAagaacattcattcattcattaactttatttaaccagattaaAGCTCACTGATACAAGGGTGACCTGGCCAAGAGGTCAGCAGCAACATCATAAAACAAtgatctaaacaaaaaaatgaaggatAAAGCAATTATTTTACCCACATTTATGGTTTTCAAGTTAAAGTCCAAAAGTGCAATTTTAACAGGacttaaaacaaagacaatgttTAAAGTTCTCTCTGACTCCATCTTTCAGGACAGAACAAATGATGTCTGTCAGTTTCagttcctcttcctcctgattCACTTCTGGCTCCAGGTCATCAGGTGTGTCAGAGGAGACCAGGCAGGTTTAGAGTCCAGCTCACAGTGACGAACCAGAGACAAACCTCAGGTAGACACTGTCCAAGGACCAAGCACTCATGTCCAGAACATCTCCATAATCAAGTAAAGGCAGAAACTAACTGATACTAAGATCTTCCTAACTCTGAGTGAGAAACAGGACTTATTTCTATCATAAAATCCCAGCTTCAGCTTCATTTTGGCTACCAAGTTAGGAACGTGAGCTTTAAATGAAAGCTCCAAATCAAGAAGAAACCCCAAGTATTTATAACCTAAAACAAGCTCTATAGGTTTTTCTTGTGGATTTAAACCTGATGGGATATTCTGGGCagctctctctttttatttttgttagaaaattTAAGTTTGGTTGGTCCGAGAATACATGGTTTGATTTGTgtgaaatgagaaaaatcaactttaaacagagggggtctcagatttcagctttctacaACTTCCAATGAtgcattaagcctgataccaATTTTCACTCTAATTCACATCTTTATGCATGTCACCAATACAAATCTCAGTGAGCCAGGCAAAGAAGGAGCCTAATGACCCTCCAACATGTGGGGAGCaagtttaatctgcatgtgaatctattTTGCATGTCAGAGCATCTCATACCAggctctttcataaaacagttcgGTGAAATGGCTGCGCAGACCGGTCCGACTTTAGGCTGCTTTTGACCATTCAGAAAAGTCCGATGGAGCCGACCACGTCCCGCACAGACACGGGTTGCACTACGCATTAAATGTCTGATGCATGTCTTTGTCATAACattatcataatttttttttaatcttgtttattgtgttgttgGCTTCATCCCCCTTGCTACCAAGGTCCATTCAGAAAtttcagaaatcacacaaaGATGTCCAGAAGGCATCTAAATCTGGGCTtgaggtgttttgtgaaaaagccTACAGcttaaaagcttggaactccacaatCTCCAGTTTGTTGAGCTGAGAAAGCTTCCAGATTGGGAAGAAAATTTTTCAGAATGGAGGTTGTATTTTAGGAAGAGGGGCAGGTTTCCACAGTAACTCTGTGTTGGAgttttgtattaaatgtaatgttgTGGCATCTGAACATAAAAGGGAACATTAACTTTGTgaaagttaaaaatgtgttataaTTTTGTACCGAGTCGCAGTTTGTCTCGAGGAAATTCCCACTTCTGATTGTATGGCAACTGGGTGGGGTCAACAAAGGTGTAGTTGTTCCCATCTGTGCTTTCAATAATCTTCCAGCGAATCTCGTACTTTggtttctgataaaaaaaagaaacaaaatgattccTATAAATCTAAAGCTGAACGTTTAATGAGGAACATTAGTTTCTGAAAGCTCAGTGTCCCACAATCCCCCTCTCAGACTCCACCACACATATTTAACCCCAACCAGCTGATGGTGACACCTAAACTCACCTGTCTGCACTGAGCTCACCTGTTTCAGGGAACTCACCTGTCTGCACTTGTAAAATACAACCAAtaggagcagaagaagaatggCTGCAGCACTCAGAGCTCCAATCAGAGGTGGTGTAAAGATGGTGTGAAGTCCTGTAGGACCTGAAAGCAAGAAACATTGGTTCTTTAATAATCAAACTTGATCAGTTACTGATTGTTTTCAGTCTTATCATAAATCTTAACCTGTTCCTTAATTTTAATCTTCTCTTCAATTCttattcccaggccagagaagatAAGATCTCAGATCTTTGGACCTGGACCTCGGATCTGTTGGACCTGGACCTCAGATCTTTGGACCTGGACCTCGAATCTTTGGACCCGGACCTTGGATCTGTTGGACCTGGACCTCAGATCTTTGGACCTGGACCTCAGATCTTTGGACCTGGACCTTGGATCTGTTGGACCTGGACCTCAGATCTGTTGGACCCGGACCTCGGATCTTTGGACCTGGACCTTGGATCTTTTGGACCTGGACCTCAGATCTTTGGACCTGGACCTCGGATCTTTGGACCCGGACCTTGGATCTGTTGGACCTGGACCTCGGATCTGTTGGACCTGGATCTCGGATCTTTGGACCCGGACCTCAGATCTTTGGACCTGGACCTCAGATCTTTGGACCTGGACCTCAGATCTGTTGGACCTGGACCTCGGATCTGTTGGACCTGGACCTCAGATCTTTAGACCTGGACCTCGGATCTTTGGACCTGGACCTTGGAACTGTTGGACCTGGACCTCGGATCTTTGGACCCGGACCTTGGATCTGTTGGACCTGGACCTCAGATCTTTGGACCTGGACCTCGGATCTTTGGACCTGGGCCTCGGATCTTTGGACCTGGACCTTGGATCTGTTGGACCTGGACCTTGGATCTGTTGGACCTGGACCTCGGATCTTTGGACCGGGACCTTGGATCTGTTGGACCTGGACCTTGGATCtgttggacctggacctggacctcgGATCTTTGGACCCGGACCTTGGATCTGTTGGACCTGGACCTCAGATCTTTGGACCTGGACCTTGGATCTGTTGGACCTGGACCTTGGATCTGTTGGACCTGGACCTCAGATCTTTCGACCTGGACCTCGGATCTTtggacccggacccggacctCGGATCTGTTGTACCTTTCACAACATAGTTTTTATTACTGAAACACTTACGGTGAACAAACACTTGGCGAGATTGTCCCACCAGGTTGTAGGTCACACACATGactgtgacatcatcatcacGTGACAGAGGGAGGTGTACCCtcacctcctccccctcctgtgAGGTCACACTAGTCAGAGGCGCCTGATAGATGGAGTTTTCACACCTGTAAGACaggaggtgtttttttaagttcatcGGATTTTACTCAtcaatttttattctttctcataAAATAATGTGACAGCAGatgtttgcaaatatttatccctcaaaacaacaaaacaactcagTCTGCTCCGTTAACATTTTACAAACTGCTTGATGCTCCCCCAGAACACAGTCTAacaaaagataataataataataataataataataataataataataataataataataataataataataataataataataataataataataataataaNNNNNNNNNNNNNNNNNNNNNNNNNNNNNNNNNNNNNNNNNNNNNNNNNNNNNNNNNNNNNNNNNNNNNNNNNataataataataataataataataataataataataataataataataataataataataataataataataataataataataataataaacagtgcAGCCTGTAGGAGGAGCTACAAGTTTACATACTTATCCATGCTGGTGCAGGTCAGCCAGAGGACTGTGGGCCGAGGATATCCAGAGCTGATGCAGATCAGACTGTTGTTCTGCTGAATGATGGCAGCAGTTGGAGAACCTGCAGGGTTCAGATGAGCTTTAAAAGTTCACaggtgacaaataaaaaaacagattacaaAAGTTCCTTACGATAGATCCGGAGGTCCACCTCATGTGAGCCGTTAAAGAATGAATTACAGAAATCAAACGAGTATCGACCTCGATCCTCCTGACGCACACGCCGCAGGAGCAGGATTACCTTTaacctggaaaaagaaaaataccacCTTAACAAACAGTAACATCAAAGATACCACTTTATTCGTCCCAATCAatgtttttggttatttttgttgattttgttatttactccctctgcctctctgtATTCTCCTCTGTGCCATTCTCTCATTCCTCCctcagtcagcctgccacgcccatctccaacAGTCGCTGGTTTTATT contains:
- the LOC108228290 gene encoding macrophage colony-stimulating factor 1 receptor 2 (The sequence of the model RefSeq protein was modified relative to this genomic sequence to represent the inferred CDS: added 71 bases not found in genome assembly) translates to MEEEEEEEEEEERRSFCFRRKFLLQSDSVRLQSQQQTEREREMWLHSLLLSLALRCCSAAEPPGPPSIYLNSSFLQNQSEVVLTAGSAFRLGCHGNGSVHWSTNAILPMYKDKRLNPLQVSKADPKQTGTYQCSYTNQEVGHLNTWIHLYIKDPADPSTVFVTPRRSPSLKEGDDFLFRCLLTDPSIMNLTFQSEVRGRGLPPGMNVTFDLRRGVLIRQLRRSFKGQYTCSGWRDGQEFRSKPVNLLIHPRLHHPPSLSISQVEVLRLEGELFEVTCQAGNPSHFFSVSWTHPHIQGLKSTTSQYYDNICLYINNTLTISAVSRNHSGPYTCTAVNEAGVSMATAHLRVLDHPYLRIYLYLQTTDTLHITESLFANASSMLEEKQEEPEANISSSTQEVKGDLIANISTNRTDMNGGSRGNVRGHSRVDVYEGGDMTLTFFLEAYPPIHRHYWMTPSQLNNNDAAVFEKSYSADGYKLKVILLLRRVRQEDRGRYSFDFCNSFFNGSHEVDLRIYRSPTAAIIQQNNSLICISSGYPRPTVLWLTCTSMDKCENSIYQAPLTSVTSQEGEEVRVHLPLSRDDDVTVMCVTYNLVGQSRQVFVHRPTGLHTIFTPPLIGALSAAAILLLLLLVVFYKCRQKPKYEIRWKIIESTDGNNYTFVDPTQLPYNQKWEFPRDKLRLGPVLGSGAFGKVVEATAYGLGTDNKATRVAVKMLKPSAHSEEREALMSELKILSHLGYHDNIVNLLGACTQGGPMLMITEYCSHGDLLNFLRAHAQDFMVSMMSVDKVEDEEYYKNMAAQNTRLRSDSGISCWSEYQEMQPVLSPGQTNPSEHMDSLSVFDLMRFSCQVAQGLDFLSFRNCIHRDVAARNVLLTDRRVAKICDFGLARDIRNDDSYIVQGNARLPVKWMAPESIFQCVYTVQSDVWSYGVLLWEIFSLGKSPYPNVAVDTNFYKMIKDGRHMEQPDFSPNEMYHLMKLCWSLEPTHRPTFKMIGQLINRLLPSTNEMLPHHSDQVMYENIDESIEEESQEVRGETFKTREAQDHHDDCEDGEGEELMRKNIYQLS